A window of the Helianthus annuus cultivar XRQ/B chromosome 4, HanXRQr2.0-SUNRISE, whole genome shotgun sequence genome harbors these coding sequences:
- the LOC110934947 gene encoding uncharacterized protein LOC110934947 isoform X2: MMLLVDDDRSRLTGAEMKRRGGVVATTFFIDGLPWAAEPRRRWRWHCVPSTSLSMVDGVRTVTRIIALFVPLDFLNLYSCDISRKFSHATKVDY; the protein is encoded by the exons ATGATGCTTCTGGTCGATGACGACCGGAGCCGGTTAACCGGTGCAGAGATGAAGAGGCGAGGTGGGGTGGTGGCGACCACCTTTTTCATCGACGGTCTGCCATGGGCGGCGGAGCCACGGCGGAGGTGGCGGTGGCACTGCGTTCCTTCTACAAGTTTAAGCATGGTTGATGGTGTTCGGACGGTCACCAG GATAATCGCTTTGTTCGTTCCCTTGGATTTTCTAAATCTTTACTCATGCGATATTTCAAGGAAATTCTCACACGCAACCaaa gttgattattga
- the LOC110934947 gene encoding uncharacterized protein LOC110934947 isoform X1: protein MMLLVDDDRSRLTGAEMKRRGGVVATTFFIDGLPWAAEPRRRWRWHCVPSTSLSMVDGVRTVTSQQLGSVLGGSGASVRVISSVRIIALFVPLDFLNLYSCDISRKFSHATKVDY from the exons ATGATGCTTCTGGTCGATGACGACCGGAGCCGGTTAACCGGTGCAGAGATGAAGAGGCGAGGTGGGGTGGTGGCGACCACCTTTTTCATCGACGGTCTGCCATGGGCGGCGGAGCCACGGCGGAGGTGGCGGTGGCACTGCGTTCCTTCTACAAGTTTAAGCATGGTTGATGGTGTTCGGACGGTCACCAG TCAACAGCTTGGGTCAGTTTTGGGCGGCTCAGGAGCATCGGTTCGCGTCATTTCTTCCGTTCG GATAATCGCTTTGTTCGTTCCCTTGGATTTTCTAAATCTTTACTCATGCGATATTTCAAGGAAATTCTCACACGCAACCaaa gttgattattga
- the LOC110937021 gene encoding U1 small nuclear ribonucleoprotein A, producing MAEMTVGNETPQNNTIYINNLNEKIKLDELKKSLQAVFSQFGKILEILAFKTLKHKGQAWVVFEDAASATTALKQMQGFPFYDKPMRIQYAKTKSDIIAKADGTFVPRERRKRHDDKGKKRKGQHHDANQAAVGVNPAYGAVPPLSQIPYPGGAKSGMPEAPAPPNNILFIQNLPHQTSSMMLQMLFGQHQGFKEVRMVEAKPGIAFIEYGDEMQATVAMHSLQGFKINPESPMLITYAKK from the exons ATGGCGGAGATGACGGTCGGCAACGAAACTCCTCAAAATAACACCATTTACATCAACAACCTCAACGAAAAAATCAAACTTGACG AGTTAAAGAAATCGCTGCAAGCTGTGTTCTCGCAATTTGGGAAAATCTTGGAGATACTTGcattcaaaaccctaaaacataAGGGTCAAGCATGGGTTGTTTTTGAGGATGCTGCGTCTGCTACTACTGCCCTTAAGCAGATGCAGGGGTTTCCGTTTTACGACAAACCTAtg AGAATACAGTATGCTAAAACAAAATCAGATATTATAGCAAAAGCAGATGGCACTTTTGTACCCCGGGAAAGACGAAAGAGGCATGACGATAAAG GGAAGAAACGAAAGGGCCAACATCATGATGCTAATCAAGCGGCAGTAGGTGTAAATCCTGCGTATGGTGCTGTTCCTCCG TTATCACAAATACCATACCCGGGTGGGGCTAAATCTGGGATGCCCGAGGCACCGGCCCCACCAAACAACATTTTGTTCATACAGAATCTTCCTCATCAAACATCATCGATGATGCTGCAAATGTTGTTTGGGCAGCACCAAGGGTTCAAGGAAGTAAGAATGGTGGAAGCGAAGCCAGGGATTGCTTTTATCGAGTATGGAGACGAGATGCAGGCAACAGTTGCTATGCATAGCCTTCAAGGGTTTAAGATTAATCCTGAGAGTCCTATGTTGATCACCTATGCTAAGAAGTAG